The window AGCTTCGCCGCGACGCCGCGCGCGGTCCCGTCGGTCCAGGACACGCCCGCCGCCGTGCTTTGCAAGGACAGTCGCTGGGCGCGGCGCCCCTCTTTGCCGTCGATTTCCAAGACCAGCGGGGCGGTGATCTCCACCGCGTTCGGCAATTCTTTTTGAAACAAAAGGACGCGCACTTCGGCGCGAAGCGCCCCGGCGGCGAACGCCAAAAGAAACAACCACCGCTTCACGGCCGCACCACGAATTCCACCTGGTCCAGCCGTCCGCGCGAATCCGTCACGACGACGCGGTGTCGGCCCGGCCGGGGGTCGATGGCGAGCGGCTCATCGGGCCGGGCGCGGCCCAACAAAAAGCCGTCGAGGTACCAGTACACCGGCTCGTCCCGGCGGGACACCGCCTTCAGGGAAATCTTTTGCCGCGCGGACGAGAGCGCCTCCGTCACGCGGTAACCGCCGCCCGCGCGCGGGCTTTGGATTTTCAGCTCCGCCGCGTCGTCCACGGCGGAACAGCGCGGGTTGTGCCGCGGCGGCGCCGACCCCGACCGGCCCTGCCCGCGCAAGAACGCCGCCACTTCCGGCGGCCAATAACGCACGACCCGCTCGGCGTAATCCGAACGCCGTCCCGTCATGCATACCCGGCACACTTCGCGGCCCGTGCGTTTCTCCACCGTCACCACCCGGTGGAGCCCGCAGGGGGACGGGTCGCTCCGGCCCGGAATGTAAACGTCCTCGCGGGAATTCCCGCACCCCGGCCCCCACGGCTCGCCGCTTTCGGCGCAAACTTTCCGCGCGGCGACGCCGGCGGGTCGCGCGAACCACACGTCGCGGTGGCGCGTCCACTCGTTCAGGATTTCGGTCAAAAGGGGCGCCGCGGCCTTGGACCCGACCAATTGGCTCGAGCCCCGCGCGTCGACGTTTCCGAACCACACGCCCACGGTCACCTCCGGTGTGAAACCCACGCTCCAGGCGTCGCGCAGTCCGAAGGACGTGCCGGTTTTGTAGGCGAACCGGCCGCGGTTGGCCGTGAACTCCCAGGATTGGGGCAAATCGGGCCGAAGGAGGGTCGACAACATGGAGGCCGTGATGTGCGCCGCCTCGGGGGAGAGAACCGGCCGCCCCACCGGGTCGGTCGCGCCCGCGAAAAATTGCAGGGGCCGCAGCCGGCCGCCGTCCGCCAGGGCGGCGTAGAGGGAGACGGCTTCCTCCAGGCTCACGGGAAACGCGCCCAGGACCACCGACAGGCCCGGGTCCGCCCGGCGCAACCGCGCGCCGAAAAGGCGGGTCTCTTCCAAAAACCCGGCGAGCCCCCGCGCCCCCAAGCGCCACTCCATATCCACGGCGGGGGTGTTGAGGGACAGGGCCAGTGCCTCCTCGGCGGGGATCGGCCCCCAGGCGCGCCGTTCGAAATTGGCCGGCTCGTAGCCGTCGTACTGGCGTTCCACGTCGTGAACCAGCCGCCGGGGGGTGATCAGCCCCTCCTCCACCGCGCGGGCGTAAAGGAAGGGCTTCAACAACGAACCCGGGGATCGCGGGATCGCCGCGCCGTTCACCTGCCCGCCGTGCCCGGCGTCCTCGAAATCCGGGGACCCGACATAGGCCAGCACGCGGCGGGTGGCGTTCTCCACCACGATCACCGCGCCGTTGTGAACGCCGTGCCGCCGCAGGCGGCGCGCGGCCCGGGCCAGGCGGTCTTCGCAGAACGCCTGGAGTTGGGGGTCCACGGTGTAACGGCGGACCCCCGCGGTCGTTTCCCGGCGGGCGCGCTCCACCAGATGGGGCAAACGGCGCGGGTTGGGAAAGCGCTTCGTCGGAAGCGGCGCGGTGAGCGCGGCGGCGCGGTCCGCGGCCGAGAGGCCCAGCCGTTCGCCCACGCGCGCCAGCACTTTCTCGCGCTGGGCGCGCGCCGCCTCGGGCCGCCGGTCCGGGCGGAACAACGCGGGGGACTTGGGCAGGCCCACCAACAGCGCGCTCTCGGCCGGGCTCAGGGCCGCCGGGGGTTTGCCGAAATAGAGGTAGGCCGCCGCGCCGACCCCTTCGATGTTCCCGCCCAGGGGGACGCTGTTCAGGTAAACCTCGAGAAGTTCGTCCTTGCCGAAGGCGCGCTCCAATTGAAAAGCCCGAAAGATTTCCACGCATTTGCCGCCCAGGGTGCGCCGCTTGGGCTCCATCAGCTTGGCGACCTGCATGGAAATCGTCGATCCGCCCATCAGGACGCGCCCGCGACGGAGGTTCGACAGGGCGGCGCGCCCCAGGGCCACGGGGTTGACGCCGGGGTGGCGGTAAAAATGCCGGTCTTCGTAGAGGAGGAAGCCCCGCACGAGAAAGGGGGACATGTCGGACAGGCGAAGGCGCAGACGGTATTTTTCGCCGGGGGAAAGGTCCAGCCGCGCGAGGCCGCCGTCGCGGTCCAGGTGGAGCGTGGAGTAATCCGTCTCCAGGAACTCCCGGGGCAGGGGGAAAACGACGTTCGCGAGGGTCCAGAACAACGCCCACAGACTCCCGGCGAGCAGCGGCGCCGCCGCCCAGGCCCAACGACGGCGGTTACGGTTTGACGTCGGCCACCACAAGGGGCTTGTCTTCCGATCCTTCGCCGCGGACGTCCGGGTCGTACATGGCCTCGGCGAAGGGGTTGGGCACGACGTAGCGGCCCGGCGTCACGGCGCGCACGGCGTAGGAAAAGGCGCGTTCGCCCGTGAACCCCTCGGTGAAGAGCAGGATCCGGTCGTCGCGGATGTCCTGGTAGGCCGCGTTAAATCCGCCGGGCGGATCGAACCCCAAATCCCCGCGCGACCGCAGGCGGGGGTTTTCAATTTCAAAGCCGCCGGGCAGGAGGTCCACCACGACCACGTTGCGGGCTTCCTTCGCCGCCGTCACGAGCAGGGACACGACCACCAACTCGCCCTGGGGCACGTTGGACAGGTTCACCTCGCGTCCCTGGACGTCGCGGTAAACGCGGGTCACCGAGAGGCCCGCCGCGCGGGGTTTCGTCGCCTTGGCCAAGGGCGTGCCCTCCGCCATCAGGTGATAATAGGCCGTGGCCGCGCCCGTGTTCGTCAGCTTCAATTTTTTGCCGGTCAATCCGACGTCCGCCACGGAGAGGTCCCGCCCCTCCAGCGTTCGGTAAGGCTGGCCGTTGGCGGTCACCGCCACCTTCACGGCGGCGTTGGACGCCGCGAAGGCCCGCCCCAGGGCCATCAGGGCCCAGGCGTTCTCCTGCGTCGATCCAAAATGGCCGTTCTTCATAAGGCCCCCGAGGTAATCGACGATTTGCGTCACCCGCGGCGAGGCGGGATCGGCCTCGGCCAAGGCGGCGAGATAAAGCGCCGTGTTGCGTGCGGGGGAGTTGAAATCCCCGAACTGCTGTCGGTAGAGCCAACGGCTTTTGAAATCGGGCGTCAGCAATTTCAAGGCCGTACCCTTGTCGCCCAGGCGGCTGTACGCCAGGGACAACAGGGTCCGCTCCGTTTCGCTGATCTGGTCGGGCTTGCGGCCCGCGACGACGGTCATGGATTCACGGTCCGGCTGGCCCAGCAACGCTTTCAGGTAAAGCAAGTACGGGTCCAACGCCAACCGGCTTTGGTCTTCCCGGCCGCGGCGGTCCAAACGGCTCTCCGCCATATCGGCCGCCAACGGGGCGGACAAGGGGGCGGGCGGCGCCTCCTCGCCTTCGCTTTCGTACGCGCCGTCGCCTTCGTACTCCCCCTCGACCTGATCGTCCCGCCCCTCGGCCATCTCTTGAATATCTTCCCAGGGGATTTCCACCACGCCCTTGGTCAACAGCGTCCGCAGGCGGGACATCACGACCGGGTTCACCCGGTACCCCTGGCTCTGGGCCTCAATCAGGAAATGCGACACGTAGTAGGTGAGCCAGCGACCGCCCGAGCGTCCGCCCGGCCAAAAGGAAAACTCACCGTTGGGCAACTGCAATTTCTGCAAGCGGTCCACGGCGCCCTGCACATGGGTGTCGATGGCGTTGGCCCGTTCCCCGAAACGCCCGGTGGAAAAGCCCAGGTCTTTCAAGTACAAAAGCGGAAAGGCCTGGCTCGTCGTCTGTTCGGCGCAACCGTAGGGGTAGGCGATCAATTGATCCAAGGCCCCCAGGTAACGGAACATCGGGTTGGCGGAGAGGTTGAGCCGCAGCCGCTGGCCGAAGGGGATAAAGCCCCCCGGCACGTCCAACTCCACCGAGGCCCCGGGTTGGAGGGCGCCCTGCTTCATCACGGTCTGGAGGGACGCCGCCGGCCGGACGCTCAATTCCTCAACGGTGCGCGCGGTCTTGTCGTTGCCCTGGGCGATGATCGTGATTTTGGCGACCCCGGCGTCGGCCGCCGCCCGGAGGGGGAAGGCGATCCGCGTCTGGCCGTCCTTCGCAAGATCGACCTTTTGCGTGGACGCGGTCGTCGCCACGGGGCCTTCGGTTTTGAGGGTCACGGTGAAGGTCCCGGCCCGGCCCGTCTTGTTGAACACGTCCACCGGGACTTGGAACTCGTCGCCCGGGGCCGCGAAACGCGGGAAAGACGGCTGGAGAACGATGGGGTCGGCCACTTCCACCGAACGGGCGGCGGAACCGAAGCGGTCGCCGCGCACCACCAGGGCCATGACGCGCACCTCGCCGTTGAAGCCCGGCGTGTCCACGTGCCAGCGCACGCGCCCGGCCGCGTCGGGGGACAGGAGGCCCGACACCACCGCCATGGATTTCTTCTTCTTGGCCTGCACCGGGTTCAAGTGCCGCCGTGTGAACTCGCCGCCGTCGCCGCCGCCCAGGGCGAGCTTGCGGGCCTCGAGGTCGGGCAGCAACAGGTCCATCAGGCTGTACGTTTGCGTCGTCAGCCCGTTCTTGCGGTAGAAGAAAGCGAGCGGGTCCGGCGTTTCGAAACCGGTCACCTGCAACACCCCTTCGTCGACCGCCGCCAAGACCACGTTCGTGCGCGCGGGATCGCCGTCAACGGAAAGCGCCACGTCGATGCCGTCGGCGGAGGTGGCGACCGTCGGCGTGTCCCAGGCCACGGGGATGGCCCGGGCCTTCGTCTCGACGCTGAGCGGCACGACGCCGAAGGACTCCATGGGCAGGGTGTCGAGCCGGTCGTCCGGCGGCCGGACGATGAGCCCCACCACGTACATGTTGGGAATGTAATCCGGCTTCACGGGCAGGCGCACCGTCGTTTCGCGGCCGGTCATTTCGATCACGCGGGTTTCGTAGACCCGCTCCCGCTCAATCGTGAGGAACAGCTTGCCGGGGAAGGGCGCGCGCACCAACGCCGTGACCTCCTCGCCCACTTTGTAATCCTCTTTATCAAGAACGATCTGGAGATTTTGGGGCGTCTGGAGGTTCGCGGGTTCCGATCCGGAACCCAAGATGTTCACCGTCACGCTGGAACGCACGCCGCTGGGGCCCACGAGGAGGACGGTGTACTCGCCTTCCTGCGTGGGCTTAAAGACGGAAGCCGTCGGTTTCGCGGGCAGGTCCTTCATCTCGTTCAAAACGACCTCTTCGTAGCTGGCGGACTGGTAATAGTTCCGTCCCCAGGACCCGGCCCGGAAGATGGAGTACCAGGATTTCCGGCGAATGACCACGCGCGCTTTTTCGACCGTCACCGGCCGCCCGGCCGGGTCCACCGCGAGCAGATTGAATTTCACGTCCTGCCCCACGCGGCGGGGACCCGCGGCGTCCAGCTTGAGCCCCAGATAGTGGGGGTACACATGGACATCCACCGTTCCCGCGGCGCTCACGGGCCGACCGCCCGAGTCAAAAACTTCGCTGTAAATGTACGCCCGCAGGGCCGAGGGCGGTTTCATTTCCGGAATGGGAAGCGCGTAAACCTTTTCGCCCTTTTCATCGGTCGCGGCGTCGCCCAGATCCACGGATTCGTCGGAAAACGATCGGTTCGCGTCCTGGAACACGTAATCCGGGTAGG of the Elusimicrobiota bacterium genome contains:
- the pbpC gene encoding penicillin-binding protein 1C, translating into MWWPTSNRNRRRWAWAAAPLLAGSLWALFWTLANVVFPLPREFLETDYSTLHLDRDGGLARLDLSPGEKYRLRLRLSDMSPFLVRGFLLYEDRHFYRHPGVNPVALGRAALSNLRRGRVLMGGSTISMQVAKLMEPKRRTLGGKCVEIFRAFQLERAFGKDELLEVYLNSVPLGGNIEGVGAAAYLYFGKPPAALSPAESALLVGLPKSPALFRPDRRPEAARAQREKVLARVGERLGLSAADRAAALTAPLPTKRFPNPRRLPHLVERARRETTAGVRRYTVDPQLQAFCEDRLARAARRLRRHGVHNGAVIVVENATRRVLAYVGSPDFEDAGHGGQVNGAAIPRSPGSLLKPFLYARAVEEGLITPRRLVHDVERQYDGYEPANFERRAWGPIPAEEALALSLNTPAVDMEWRLGARGLAGFLEETRLFGARLRRADPGLSVVLGAFPVSLEEAVSLYAALADGGRLRPLQFFAGATDPVGRPVLSPEAAHITASMLSTLLRPDLPQSWEFTANRGRFAYKTGTSFGLRDAWSVGFTPEVTVGVWFGNVDARGSSQLVGSKAAAPLLTEILNEWTRHRDVWFARPAGVAARKVCAESGEPWGPGCGNSREDVYIPGRSDPSPCGLHRVVTVEKRTGREVCRVCMTGRRSDYAERVVRYWPPEVAAFLRGQGRSGSAPPRHNPRCSAVDDAAELKIQSPRAGGGYRVTEALSSARQKISLKAVSRRDEPVYWYLDGFLLGRARPDEPLAIDPRPGRHRVVVTDSRGRLDQVEFVVRP
- a CDS encoding alpha-2-macroglobulin family protein — translated: MKKGFGAAGTLFGALYGGALAWARWGDGVALLRFFLAHGWMVAAGAGLLAAVARRFLAGATARPVSSVLFVLLLKALVFDSRLFPGGAAPTLLFVLTFLFVASLLVLFALDPLLALVKHGVERAKTTGRWRPVLGYVLAATLGFLAFRFLFPRAAAQNRAWIAGHFYWLTLLLPLAAGLLRRRFFARPLRYVVGLALLATGWVLLRPFLDGARHGALFFFFTVPWVHVYWEELIGFFKGGWEAWKRAEVEGGREPWARAARWTALARDRFGSAAKAREALAGTGRALDRWGGALWARGAGALAGHRTGVRRALVTLGALAVLIPAGRFLYRWTHVTVVEFTPKGQVADRVAIRVAFSGEVKPRLGDARRLDCFKITPPLEGSYRQDSPTSVVFVPAGPLKPSTRYRVEFDGTGLVSTAKRVQGSASTEFHTEFFNVTGARVYYNVDAITAQDMEVVGEVTFNHPVALDILRRDAKVTKDDLPLPVFWERALEPTRFYFRSEGVKPAARPQKIRLFLPAGLPCVDGTEPLEKDYETLMALPEKPKPQVTEVRLWHEPGNTLVSVLFNTPISKEQVARHLFVDPPLPLDIQTEYAMALLRGPFKPNVNYRVYVSSGLVAKSGERMPLPHTAQVRIADLPPSIAFARRGNILSLSGPQVLAVKTVNLDTVGVRISKIFRNNLLPFLNNEYGAPFAKQVYDGVYRVESGEINEEVSQRIGLAAFQKEPYKGLFQVEVYDPKEYYRRETGWFLCTDLGLVAKQSGDDLWVWAVTVKDVRAAEGVKVDLMSDTNQAMDSQVTDAAGRAVFENWRKHPYKFNPYFLVARREDDFSFLFFQRTEKNAYQFPIGGDPFQRTGLEAFLTPERGVYRPGETAFLTTVVRTADRQLPPDVPVQLVVTDPRGTEYARTDARLNANGMYVFNVAFPLDALTGAYDVRLEQPGVPRPLGSTSLKVEEFIPDKLKVAVAPPAEDVAPGQPLTFTVRARQMFGPPAVNHRVVSTVRFYSRIFSAPAYPDYVFQDANRSFSDESVDLGDAATDEKGEKVYALPIPEMKPPSALRAYIYSEVFDSGGRPVSAAGTVDVHVYPHYLGLKLDAAGPRRVGQDVKFNLLAVDPAGRPVTVEKARVVIRRKSWYSIFRAGSWGRNYYQSASYEEVVLNEMKDLPAKPTASVFKPTQEGEYTVLLVGPSGVRSSVTVNILGSGSEPANLQTPQNLQIVLDKEDYKVGEEVTALVRAPFPGKLFLTIERERVYETRVIEMTGRETTVRLPVKPDYIPNMYVVGLIVRPPDDRLDTLPMESFGVVPLSVETKARAIPVAWDTPTVATSADGIDVALSVDGDPARTNVVLAAVDEGVLQVTGFETPDPLAFFYRKNGLTTQTYSLMDLLLPDLEARKLALGGGDGGEFTRRHLNPVQAKKKKSMAVVSGLLSPDAAGRVRWHVDTPGFNGEVRVMALVVRGDRFGSAARSVEVADPIVLQPSFPRFAAPGDEFQVPVDVFNKTGRAGTFTVTLKTEGPVATTASTQKVDLAKDGQTRIAFPLRAAADAGVAKITIIAQGNDKTARTVEELSVRPAASLQTVMKQGALQPGASVELDVPGGFIPFGQRLRLNLSANPMFRYLGALDQLIAYPYGCAEQTTSQAFPLLYLKDLGFSTGRFGERANAIDTHVQGAVDRLQKLQLPNGEFSFWPGGRSGGRWLTYYVSHFLIEAQSQGYRVNPVVMSRLRTLLTKGVVEIPWEDIQEMAEGRDDQVEGEYEGDGAYESEGEEAPPAPLSAPLAADMAESRLDRRGREDQSRLALDPYLLYLKALLGQPDRESMTVVAGRKPDQISETERTLLSLAYSRLGDKGTALKLLTPDFKSRWLYRQQFGDFNSPARNTALYLAALAEADPASPRVTQIVDYLGGLMKNGHFGSTQENAWALMALGRAFAASNAAVKVAVTANGQPYRTLEGRDLSVADVGLTGKKLKLTNTGAATAYYHLMAEGTPLAKATKPRAAGLSVTRVYRDVQGREVNLSNVPQGELVVVSLLVTAAKEARNVVVVDLLPGGFEIENPRLRSRGDLGFDPPGGFNAAYQDIRDDRILLFTEGFTGERAFSYAVRAVTPGRYVVPNPFAEAMYDPDVRGEGSEDKPLVVADVKP